From Ptychodera flava strain L36383 chromosome 3 unlocalized genomic scaffold, AS_Pfla_20210202 Scaffold_26__1_contigs__length_13983176_pilon, whole genome shotgun sequence, one genomic window encodes:
- the LOC139126070 gene encoding carbohydrate sulfotransferase 11-like: MKNQQVSCPRYRHYVCLLTFVSLACLSVSALLLFVQTQHYDITDIAARHGETGHEKMARIVNYTHHPVEERQRLMQEHIRATCRSKGIEGAMYDKYSLYFLPKYAIFNREHKLMFCGIPKAGVSSWKKVFLQLEGIYNGIFNSSADLHHYFVHHNDKQKYNYLRYSPYDERKNIVDTYLKFTSTRNPFERLLSAYRQKFEEKNVFNKGFRRKFGPKISARSRNFNSEEDTVTFPEFIDYILHQYKSHSFPNIHWAPMHKLCHPCHINYDMVVKFETLQADARHLLQLANISNIVEFPEGDTHATNSSHSAKLKYYYSQLNRETIDAIYRMYEPDFILYGYGYPKELLN, encoded by the exons ATGAAGAACCAACAGGTTTCCTGCCCTCGGTACAGGCATTATGTTTGCTTACTGACTTTTGTCAGCCTAGCATGCCTGTCTGTCTCCGCACTGTTGCTGTTTGTACAGACCCAACACTATGACATCACAG ATATAGCAGCAAGGCATGGTGAAACAGGTCATGAAAAG ATGGCAAGAATTGTTAACTATACTCACCACCCAGTGGAGGAAAGACAAAGACTTATGCAGGAACACATAAGAGCTACCTGTAGGTCAAAGGGCATTGAGGGCGCTATGTATGACAAGTACTCACTCTACTTCCTACCCAAGTATGCCATCTTCAACAGAGAGCACAAATTGATGTTCTGTGGCATCCCTAAAGCCGGCGTCTCCAGCTGGAAGAAAGTTTTCCTGCAGTTAGAGGGTATTTACAATGGCATATTCAACAGCTCCGCAGATTTGCATCACTATTTCGTCCACCACAACGATAAACAGAAATATAACTACCTCCGTTACTCACCCTACGACGAACGCAAGAACATTGTTGATACATACCTGAAGTTCACGAGCACACGTAATCCATTTGAACGTCTTCTTTCGGCGTATCGTCAGAAATTTGAagagaaaaacgtttttaaCAAAGGATTTCGTCGTAAATTTGGACCGAAAATCTCAGCGCGCAGTCGTAACTTCAACTCAGAGGAGGACACGGTGACTTTTCCTGAATTTATCGACTACATCCTCCATCAGTATAAATCGCACAGCTTTCCAAACATACACTGGGCGCCGATGCACAAACTGTGCCATCCCTGTCATATCAACTACGACATGGTCGTAAAGTTCGAAACTTTGCAAGCTGATGCCAGGCACCTGTTGCAACTAGCGAACATCAGCAACATCGTGGAATTTCCAGAGGGGGATACGCACGCCACAAACAGCTCGCACAGTGCAAAGCTGAAGTACTATTACTCACAACTCAACAGGGAAACCATTGACGCCATTTATCGGATGTATGAACCAGACTTTATTCTATATGGGTATGGATATCCCAAAGAACTGCTTAACTGA